In Marasmius oreades isolate 03SP1 chromosome 3, whole genome shotgun sequence, a single window of DNA contains:
- a CDS encoding uncharacterized protein (MEROPS:MER0001269) yields the protein MVLPQKRNLTVPSLGSSESLHTARKATYRSIKLWCLSICLACVWTFATWRWDSLSAFNYRPVEDSSCPQTNTLIPRQNLFFWTLLDDELRTDEFKNRAVRWLGGAVQVETETFDNMDPVGEDSRWENRAFFHQYLQNAFPRVHSTLELTKVNTYGLLYVWKGYDVALKPYILAAHQDVVPVNPDTVDEWAYPPYSGHYDGKFSRFCERVWGRGSSDDKSGLIGVLAAVEFLLEQGFKPARTVVLSFGFDEEAGGKYGAAELAKYLTERYGRHSFAFMVDEGAGFMDQYGSVFATPGIAEKGSVDVDIEVATAGGHSSVPPRHTSIGILAALIAHLENNPFKSHLERDTPMYEFVECLGAHAANLPVPLRKAIKRAKRSDKALKKIEESIFQNPVFKSLAGTTQAVDMIRGGVKSNALPEQAFALVNHRIATTSSGKATKIHDRDLLAGLANKFNLTYMAFGEQVSDEDVPSKGRLTLSSSTVLEPAPVTPTKGENAAPYQLLSGTIKAAYNAHRSLTDDDDGVIVAPGMMTGNTDTKFYWDLTEHIFRYNHLNTGKTGNPLGSAHTVNESITADAFLEMIQFFGTLILNSDETKAF from the exons ATGGTGTTGCCGCAAAAACGAAATTTGACGGTGCCTTCGCTCGGTTCGTCGGAATCCTTACATACGGCCCGGAAGGCCACCTACAGATCGATAAAATTATGGTGTCTAAGCATCTGCCTGGCTTGTGTATGGACATTCGCGACTTGGAGATGGGATTCCCTTTCGGCATTCAATTACCGACCGGTCGAGGACTCCTCTTGCCCTCAAACAAATACTTTGATCCCTCGCCAGAACTTGTTCTTCTGGACATTGCTAGATGACGAGTTAAGAACGGACGAGTTCAAAAACCGAGCTGTAAGATGGTTGGGAGGAGCTGTTCAGGTTGA GACAGAGACGTTCGACAACATGGATCCGGTTGGCGAAGATTCCAGATGGGAAAACAGGGCCTTTTTTCACCAATACCTTCAAAATGCTTTCCCCAGGGT ACACTCGACTTTGGAACTCACAAAGGTCAATACCTATGGGTTACTATACGTGTGGAAAGGATACGATGTGGCTTTGAAACCCTACATTCTGGCTGCTCACCAGG ACGTTGTACCAGTAAATCCAGACACAGTCGACGAATGGGCCTATCCACCTTACTCTGGTCATTACGATGGAAAGTTTTCTCGATTCT GCGAACGCGTATGGGGAAGGGGATCAAGTGATGACAAGAGTGGTTTAATTGGCGTCCT CGCAGCCGTCGAATTCCTTCTGGAACAAGGATTCAAACCTGCTCGTACTGTCGTTCTATCTTTCGGTTTCGATGAGGAGGCCGGCGGAAAATAC GGTGCAGCAGAGTTGGCAAAGTACTTAACGGAAAGATATGGACGCCATTCCTTCGCGTTCATGGTCGACGAAGGCG CGGGATTTATGGACCAGTACGGAAGCGTGTTTGCTACGCCCGGTATTGCGGAAAAAGGGTCGGTTGATGTTGATATCGAAGTCGCTACTGCTGGTGGTCACTCGAGCGTACCACCTCGTCACACC AGCATCGGAATTCTCGCTGCGTTGATCGCTCACCTCGAGAACAACCCTTTTAAATCACATCTT GAACGGGACACACCAATGTACGAATTCGTCGAATGTTTGGGTGCGCACGCGGCGAACCTTCCAGTTCCCCTTCGTAAAGCAATTAAGCGAGCAAAACGGTCGGATAAAGCCTTGAAGAAAATTGAGGAGAGCATTTTCCAGAACCCAGTGTTCAAGAGTCTAGCAGGAACAACGCAAGCTGTTGACATGATTCGGGGCGGAGTGAAATCAAACGCGTTGCCGGAACAGGCGTTTGCTCTGGTAAACCATCGGATCGCTACTACCAG TTCTGGCAAAGCTACCAAGATACATGACCGAGATCTGCTTGCAGGGCTAGCCAACAAGTTCAACTTGACTTACATGGCGTTTGGCGAGCAAGTGTCGGATGAAGATGTGCCCTCTAAAGGTCGCCTTACCTTGTCATCATCTACAGTGCTCGAACCAGCTCCAGTTACACCGACCAAGGGTGAGAACGCAGCACCGTATCAGTTACTTTCTGGGACTATCAAGGCCGCGTACAACGCTCACAGGTCACTcactgacgacgacgacggtgtCATAGTTGCTCCAGGGATGATGACGGGTAACACAG ACACAAAGTTCTACTGGGATTTAACGGAGCATATCTTCCGATATAATCATCTCAATACCGGAAAAACCGGTAACCCTCTGGGAAGCGCACACACCGTTAACGAAT CTATCACAGCCGATGCCTTTTTGGAGATGATTCAATTCTTCGGAACTCTTATACTCAACTCTGACGAGACTAAGGCATTCTGA
- a CDS encoding uncharacterized protein (BUSCO:EOG092619EA), giving the protein MFRRNQTLSFRRCSRLISNFPQRVSRRIHATPSRRENAEPYDPRSVERVEDEVDVCIVGAGPAGLSAAIRIKQLEREKGKEVRVVVLEKGGEVGSHILSGCVLEPRALHELLGPPTTYADAYGSEAPLGQPATSSKMLLLTEKMAIPIPHPPQMNNHGNHIISLSQFTRWLATVAEEHYGVEIYPGFAGAGLLFSEEPDADDPWIGWEGQWGNSITKIGSANNAPTSSNKVKSVQGVITNDVGISKAGFQTSNFEPGMIFRSKVTLLAEGAHGSLSKIALSKYNLRKESEGPTYGFGLKEVWRIAPDDGSEGDGRYKPGEVVHTLGRPLDNSTYGGGWVYHMDKGLVSIGLVVGADWSNPYRSPYRDFQKMKHHPYLRKLLTPSSSPNTYTPSRIAYGARVLVEGGLQSVPLLHFPGGALIGDSAGFVNIAKIKGVHNSMKTGMMGGEGAFNALNSSEEDSTEESVKPANLSSYTEAFTKSWVYDDLHEVRNMRPAFNTRLGVFGGAMYSGVDSLLLKGRTPWTFRHTKSSDREKYMNATPSMDSRHTQKASRHKPIDYPAYEPPLSTDLLTSVSLTSTNHEEDQPEHLRVATLREYVREWYGDEANVLGEHAKGSDETESKTHEGLLHEKQKRRREHVQKNVEEYAGLLGRACPAGVYEYVEDETGTSPDGWNGKKLVINAQNCIHCKLCDVKVPTQDITWTVPEGGGGPKYTVT; this is encoded by the exons ATGTTCCGACGCAATCAGACGCTCTCCTTTCGACGATGCTCACGTTTAATTTCGAATTTTCCCCAGAGGGTGTCCAGAAGAATACATGCTACACCATCTCGAAGAGAAAATGCCGAGCCTTACGATCCTCGTTCGGTGGAACGCGTTGAGGATGAAGTCGACGTCTGTATTGTCGGTGCCGGGCCTGCTGGCCTCAGTGCTGCCATTCGGATAAAACAGCTAGAGCGagaaaaagggaaagaagtcAGAGTTGTGGTTCTTGAGAAGGGCGGAGAAGTGG GTTCACACATCCTTTCAGGATGCGTGCTCGAACCTAGGGCTCTGCATGAGCTACTCGGCCCGCCTACAACTTACGCAGACGCATATGGCTCCGAAGCACCACTAGGACAGCCGGCTACAAGTTCCAAGATGTTGCTATTGACGGAGAAAATGGCCATTCCTATACCTCATCCTCCCCAAATGAACAATCACG GTAATCATATAATTTCCTTGTCCCAATTCACCAGATGGCTCGCTACTGTCGCTGAGGAACACTACGGCGTCGAAATTTATCCCGGATTTGCCGGTGCCGGTTTACTTTTCAGTGAAGAACCGGATGCCGACGATCCATGGATTGGATGGGAAGGGCAATGGGGCAACTCAATCACTAAGATTGGTTCTGCGAATAATGCGCCAACTT CGTCCAACAAGGTCAAAAGTGTTCAGGGCGTGATAACGAACGATGTTGGTATCTCTAAAGCAGGATTTCAGACCAGCAACTTTGAACCTGGCATGATTTTTCGTTCAAAAGTTACCCTTCTCGCCGAAGGTGCTCATGGAAGCCTGAGCAAGATTGCACTAAGCAAGTACAACCtaaggaaggaaagtgaggGCCCAACGTACGGGTTCGGCTTAAAGGAAGTCTGGAGGATAGCCCCTGATG ATGGTTCTGAAGGAGATGGTCGATATAAACCTGGAGAGGTGGTACACACGCTTGGCCGGCCCCTCGATAACTCGACTTACGGGGGCGGTTGGGTTTATCACATGGATAAAGGGCTTGTAAGCATCGGACTTGTGGTGGGTGCCGACTGGAGCAATCCTTACAGAAGCCCGTACCGCGATTTCCAG AAAATGAAACATCATCCGTATCTTCGGAAGTTGCTCACGCCCTCCAGCTCGCCGAATACTTACACTCCATCGCGGATCGCGTATGGAGCACGAGTACTTGTTGAAGGTGGCTTACAATCTGTACCACTCCTCCACTTCCCTGGTGGGGCTCTCATAGGAGACTCAGCCGGCTTCGTGAACATCGCAAAAATCAAGGGTGTCCACAACTCAATGAAGACAGGAATGATGGGTGGTGAAGGTGCCTTTAACGCGCTCAACTCCAGTGAAG AGGATTCAACGGAAGAATCAGTGAAACCAGCAAATCTTTCCTCGTACACCGAGGCATTCACCAAGTCTTGGGTTTACGACGATTTACACGAGGTAAGAAATATGCGACCAGCCTTCAATACCAGGCTTGGAGTGTTCGGTGGAGCAATGTATTCTGGTGTGGATAGTCTCCTCTTGAAAGGAAGGACTCCTTGGACATTCAGGCACACGAAATCGAGCGATAGAGAGAAATACATG AACGCTACCCCATCCATGGATTCAAGGCATACACAGAAAGCCTCGAGACATAAACCCATCGACTATCCTGCATATGAACCCCCATTGTCGACGGATCTTTTGACTAGTGTATCGCTGACAAGCACGAACCATGAGGAAGATCAACCAGAACATTTACGGGTGGCTACCCTCCGTGAATATGTGCGGGAATGGTATGGAGATGAGGCGAATGTACTTGGAGAGCATGCAAAGGGTTCAGATGAAACAGAAAGCAAAACTCATGAAGGCTTATTGCATGAAAAGCAGAAGCGAAGGAGAGAGCATGTCCAGAAGAACGTCGAGGAATACGCCGGGTTACTTGGGAGAGCATGTCCGGCCGGGGTATATGAGTATGTTGAAGATGAG ACTGGTACAAGTCCAGATGGCTGGAATGGAAAGAAGCTTGTTATCAATGCTCAG AATTGCATACACTGTAAACTATGCGACGTGAAGGTTCCAACGCAAGATATTACATGGACTGTTCCCGAAGGCGGCGGCGGGCCCAAATACA CGGTTACATGA